Below is a genomic region from Candidatus Obscuribacterales bacterium.
ATTATTCCGGTGCGGCAAACTTATCTCTTATATCCCAATGCCTGTGATGGTGGGATTTGCCAATGCCATCGGTACCCTAATTATCTTCAACGCGTTAGACGACTTCAGCGGGTTGTCACCAACACCGTTGGCACATCCCGGACAACCGGCACCACTGCAGGGACATCCTCTTATCCCGGAATTCCTGCAGGACATAACAGCTCTTTTCTGGCGCTTAGCTGTTCACCACGAGGGCAGTTTGCCGGCATTTATGGTGGCATTAGTTACATTCGCCGTTGCTGCTTTCCTACCACGCGTATTCAAAGCAATCCCCGGTCAATTGGTGGCAATCGTTGTCGGTACAGGATTGGCATCATTTTTGCATTTGCCTATCCCCCGCATTCACGACATAAGTTCTGTTCCTAATTATTTGCCGTTGCCTTCCTTGCCGGTTTTACCGTGGGAGCAATTGGATACGCTTTTTGCCTCGGCAATAACGGTGTTTATGCTGGGTTCAATTGAATCATTGCTTTCAGCCTCAGTTGCCGACGGTATGACTCAATCCAAACATAAATCCGATCAGGAATTAATCGGTCAGGGCTTAGCCAACGTAATTGTGCCTTTCTTTGGTGGCATTCCGGTAACAGGTGTCATTGCCCGTACGGCAGTAAATATTCGCGCCGGAGCAAAAACGCGATTGTCCGGCATTGTGCACTCTTTAACATTGATGCTGCTCATTTTCTTCCTGGCAAAATACGCAGAACAAATTCCATTGGCTGCCTTGTCCGGCATTCTTGTTCTTACAGGAATTCGATTAATTGAATGGGATGAATTACGCGAAATCTGGCGCGCTTCACGCACAGAAGCCTGGGTCATGCTCATAACGACGGCAGTTTCAGTCCTTGTCGACTTAACAGCCGGCGTGATGGCCGGTCTCATATTTACTTGCGCCTTATTTGTCAGACAGATGAGCGCCGTGCGCGTCACAGCAGCAACAACTGAAAATGGCAACGGCTCTGCCTATTCCGGTCGCCTGCCGAGTTGCAAATTCATTCAAACATTCACCGTTGATGGTCCGCTGTTTTTCGGTGCTGCTGAACGATTCATTGAAAACATCATAGTCGTAAAAGACGTGAAGGCTGTTATCTTAAACATGCACGCCGTTTCTGCCATGGATGTGACAGGCGTTCGCACACTGCTGTCAATTCACAGCAGGTTGTCCCGCGAGGGATGCAGGCTTATCATTGCAGAACTGCCAAGTCAGCCAATGCAATTGCTTGAGCGTTCTTCCAGTATCGAAATTCTTGGTAGAGAAAATATCTTCAAAGATTATGACGAGGCTTTGACCGATGCTGACTTGCGAATGCTCAAAACATCTTGTTCCGGATGCGCTGCAAGCATCAAGGATGTTCTTGAAGTAAAAGCAGGCGCACACACCGGACCGAAAGATTGTCCACTAAAAATAGCTCTTGCAAGTGATAGCTCACCGGCAACCCGTTTGCTTACAGCCAAGTTGCAACCGGTTGAAATAATGCTTTCAGATCACCCTGAGATGAGTAAACTGGTGCCCGTTTCAAAAGATTCTGATATTCCGGAGATGTTGAGAAACACCCCAATTGAAACTTTGCTCAAGAGTAATAACATGGGTAAAATCGATGTTCCACCGAGCGAGAATCCTGAGCTTCTCATCGGCATGTGCATCGACTACAGAAAATCATTGTACTTGCCGCGGGATTGGGCATTTGTAATCAGACGCGAAGGAGCTAATATGCTTGGTGCAGAATTTGCACTTGCACTCGGTATGTCCATGGGTACTAAATACATGGCCTTAATTGCGCACGATAACTGTGCGATGGCCAAGCCTCAAAACAGTCGCGAGAACTTCATAAAATGTCTAACGGAAGAACATGCCTGGACAACTGATCTTGCTACTCGCTTTTTCGAAGATCACATTCGCAGCCGTGAGATTGGCAACGAAATTAGTTTCATTCTTGAAGAAACTAATCGACTACAACACACATTTAAGGGTTTGACAATTGTGCCTATGCTTTATCGCCTGGAGGATAACAAGCTTTATCTAATCAAGGACTGGCTTGCTTCTCGAGGAGTCACGGTTGCCAATAACCAGAATCACGAAGGAGCTGTCAAGGCTTAAGGCATTGGCAGTCAGAGCAAAGATTAGCGCCTAACAAGGTATTGGCTAAATCAATACGTATACTTGAATGTATGCTTTCAACCAAGCGAAAAGTAGCCATTGGCATTATCGCCCTCACAGTCGTGTCGGCACTGTTTGCCTATTTCGTCAAACCGCATCCGCCGCTTTTGGAAATGGTAAGTCCGCAGCAAGAATTGCCGGACTACAAAGCGCATTACCCGGGTGACACCAGTCTGGCCAATCGATTGTCAAAATCATTTGGATTGGCAATGGTGCTCATTCAAAGTCCATACACGGAAAACAATGTAATAGCACTTGAGGCAATTCGCAGTTGGGGCAGAGATCAGTTTCAGAAGGAACCTGATTTTCTCCATCCTGTCAGTTTGGAATATCCAAACCCCAGACGTCACAGTTTTATCGAAGCATTTTTCTACAATTTGTTCACATCCCCCAGATACTATCTGGAAGAACAAATAGGCAATCTCATCAGCTGGCGAATTGCTGATTTTCACAACACGTCTGAGTACGCAAGCTTCCGCACATCGTACTTCGAAATTTTTGGAGTTGATGCGGATGCAGCTGCGCTTCTAGCTCGCTATCAGACCGAAAAAGGCAAAACAGCGGTCGGCGTAGTGCTCTGGAGTTTGATGTGGCTTTTCGCGACGCTTATGGGACTGGTTTACTTGATAACGAGCCCGGCAAAGCTGCGATTTGAAAGACTGCAAATGGTGCTTGCTTATCTGTGGCTGTTGCTTGCTCCCTGTTACTTGGCTCGCGCCTACATTGAAAACAGTGTTGCCACTCTGGTTTCAGGCGTTGTTTCTGCCTTCGTCGGCATTTATTTGCGCTTTCCCTTCATCATCAAGATTGAAGACCGCGGCGCACTTCGTGTGTATCGAACAACAATGAATTCCAAGCGCGTCGCTTTTGCCGCTTGGCTTTCTTACAGTTTGATGGCAATCCAAGTATTAACCTGGCTCAAAACCGAGTCCCTCATTGATCCGGATCCGATTAGCTTGCTTATCTCAGCAATCACCGGCAATTTCGTCCATGATCCTATCGCCGAAGAGAAAGTAATCGGTAGAGTTATCGCTCTTATCTGGGTTGTTATGAGCGCTTGGGCGGCTCGCGAAATCAATCGCGATGCCAAGGCCGCTTTTGAAGCGGAAGAAAAGCTTGCCTCATTGAAAGGACCAGCAACCTAAACTACAATATCTAGACTTCGATATTCACACGCCTTTGTGTCGGAACTGGTATACGAGTCGCACTTAAAATGCGATGCCCGTAAGGGATTGAGGGTTCGAATCCCTCCAAAGGCAAATATTTCCTCAAAACGACTTTGCTTTAGTTATGTCCTTGGCGGCCATGGAATACTTGCCCAGGTCTGCATAGATTTGCGCACGCTGCGCATAGCCGTGGCTGTAGCGAGGAAATTTCTCAATCAACGAATTACAGTCTTTCAACGCCAACTGCAACTGCCCGGCTTCGCGATAAGCTATTGCACGATTATCGAGTGGACCTGGACGATCAGGATCCAATTGCATCGCTTTGGTGCTGTCACTAATAGATAACTCGTATTGTTTCAATTCGATGTAAGCCAGCGCACGCTGCTGGTAGGCAGCAACATCCTCTGGGTTTCTCGCTATCATTTCGCTGTATTTGCGTACTTTGCATTCCGCCTCTCGCATAGCCTTGGGCACCTTACTTGGAGCAGGCTTTGTATTCAATGTCTGCTCAAATAACGGAATCGAAAGTGCAATAGCAGCAATAAGCAACAAGCCGCACACAATTGTGGCAACACGCACACTGGTAATTCGTTTTGCCTTTGGTGTCGCTTCGTGCGTCATGGTTTCAATTGAGTCCATGGTGTGGGTTTACTAGACGGATCGTGTTTGCAGATAGAACAATCAGCCGGCGCGGAGATTGGAATATTTACTTGTATCGTCGAATAAAACATGTCGCCGAATTTTTGCTCAGCGGCTTTTACTCCGTCGGCTGTTCCTTTAGCAAAGACTGCAGCAGCTATAGGCTGTCCACCCAAATTTTCAACAAAAAACGGCAACCTGTTGCTGACACATCGACCTTGCTGAGACACACCATTGAACACAAGCACCTTTGCACCCGGCTTCAATTCGCCGGAGACAACTTTGCTACCGAACCAGCCACCTGGAAGATATTCCAAATAAACAGCCTGAACATTTTTCTTCTGTGCAAGCTTGTCGACAACAGTCTTAACTGCCGGTTGTGCCGGAGCAAAGACAGCGTCTACCTTTATTTTCTGCGCATCCATCCAACGCGCAACATCTTCAACAATCCAGTCAACAAATTGTGCGTTGGATGCTATTGGCTCAATGAGAAAAACAGACCGCAAATGATTGCCGATTTGCTCGTCATTGCTGACTGGGTACTCAAAATGTCCATCTTTGAAAAAAATGCCCGGCGTAGAAAGGATTTGCCCAATCTTGTCGGCGGGCATCGTTTTCGATGTGACTGTTATCGCACCATCTATCAGCGCATCAGCCATTACTTCACCTTGGCGTACTCAGCTATCTTTACCTTGTTTTCCAGGGTACCAATACCTTCCACTTCCATCGTAACGACATCGCCCGATTTCAGCCAGGGGTATTTAGCCGGCTCAATAACTTCTCCGGTTTTCGGATCAGTCTTGGCCATAAATTCAGCAATACAGCCATTGCCAACTGTGCCGGAGCCAATGATGTAACCACCGTGAATGGTGATGTTGTGTGCGCCGAGCCAAGCCATAAAGCGCGGGAAACTCCACGCTTCACGTGCATTGGTTTTCGGATCGTTGTAATAAAGAGTGTTGTAGTTGCTGCGCATGCGCTCCTGACCGTTAATCTTCAGGATCATCTCCATATCCATTACGCCTTTTTCGTCGAGTTTGAAATCGGATACAGGCACAAGACGCGGTCCAAAGCTATTGCCTAAAATGCCTTTACTGTGTGTTGGTCCAAGACCTTCCATGTCTTTCTTCTGAACATCACGCGCGGACCAATCGTTGAGGATGGTCAAATAACAATGATTCTTGAAGAAATCCATTGCTTCATCAAAGCTTGTAAGCAATGCTGTCTTTGTTGCTACGCAGGCAATTTCAAATTCGTAATCAGGAGCCATAATGCTCGAAGGAATAACCACTTCTTCGCCAGGTCCATAAACTTTTTCCGGCGGCAGATCAACTACATAATAAGCTGCGTGCTCGTACCAACCTGGCCAAATTTGTATGCCGCGTTTTGCACGGATTTGAACAACGTGCTTTTCAAAGCCCAAACAATCAAGCAAAATTCTCGGTTCGGGAATTTCAACATTGAGGAATTTAACTGTACGCGGATTGCGCTCAAACAACATTTAGCTTGCCTCGCTCATTACAACGCCCATTGGGTACGTTTTTGATAGTTATGAATGAACATATTATGGCATTCAGAGACGCACTTGAGAACATGAAAGAGTACAATATTTCCACTCTGAATTGAGGATATCGCCAATGAAACATAGTGCCGCATTTGAAAAGCTGGCTGAAGACGCCAAGACTCGCGTAAAAGAGATCTCGGTCGACGACGTATTTGCAAAATTGCAAAACCGCGTGCCGTTCTACTTTATAGATGTACGTGAAGATCATGAATGGACAGCCGGACATGCTCAAGGAGCCCAACACCTCGGGCGCGGCATTATAGAGCGCGATATCGAGAAAGAAATACCTGACTACAATGCAGAAATAGTCCTTTACTGCGGAGGCGGCTACCGCTCAGCCATGGCTGCCGATAACCTACAAAAAATGGGTTACAAAAACGTCCTGTCTATGGCAGGCGGAATAAGACTCTGGCGCGAGAAGAACCTACCGGAAACCAATCCTTCGTAAGGTGATAGACCGATGACGTGGATGTTATACGGTGCCAACGGCTACACAGGTAAATTAATTGCTCGACTTGCCAAGGAAAAGGGACTCAAGCCTATTTTGGCCGGTCGCAATTCAGTACAAGTTGAACAGTTAGGCAAAGAGCTTGATATGCCTTGGCGGGCATTTTCGCTTTTATCCAGCGATGAGATTGCGTCCAATCTGCAAGGTGTAGATTTAGTGTTGCATTGTGCAGGACCTTTTTCGGCAACATTTCGGCCAATGTTCAATGCTTGCCTCAAAGCTAAAGTGCACTATTTGGATGTCACCGGTGAAATTGGTGTATTTGAGGAACTCTTCTCTCGCAATTCCGATTGCGTAGATGCCGGTATCACGGCAATTTGCGGAGTGGGATTTGATGTGGTTCCTACAGATTGCTTGGCGGCAATGGTAAAAGAACGCCTGCCTGAGACAACTCAGTTGCGTCTAGGTATCGCAGGTGTTGGAGCAGGTATAAGCCGCGGTACCGCCAAAACAATGTTTGAAGGCACCGCCCATGGTGGCTGTATCAGACAGGACGGCAAGCTTGTTAAGGTACCGCTTGCCTATAAGACAACAAAGTTCCACTTCAATCACAAAAACACAATTTCAGTAACTATGCCGTGGGGAGATTTGGCGACGGCTTATAGATCTACCGGCATTCCCAACATTGAAGTTTATTTTGCCACCACAACCAACGCAATTATGTTTATGCGTTTGGCAGAGTTATTCAGACCGCTTCTTGCCAGTCCGCCGGTGCAGATAATCGGCAAGCAAATAATTTCGAAATACATAACCGGTCCGACCGATGAAGGACGCTCCGCGGCCAAATGCGTAATCGTCGCAGATGGAAAATTTGGAGACATGCAATGCACATTGCGCATGCGTTGTCCTGAAGGCTATACACTGACCAGCCATTCGGCACTTACTTGCGTGGAAAGACTCCTTGCCGGCGGCATTGCCACAGGTGCACTAACACCGTCGATGGCCTTCGGCGCGGATGTAGTCAACGCAATACCAGGAATTGAAATAGAAACACTCAACTGAGTATGCCGCATGACAAAGGCAAAGCCTCATGCCATAATTTCCATTATAAATAGGTCGCCTCAAGGGGGTTGTAAATGAGATGGATACTTGCTGCTATTCTGGCTAGCACAGCGATTTCTGCGCAGGCTTGCGATATGCACCACCCCGATGCATGCGCCAAAGGACCCTGCAACACAAAATCCAAAGCCGTAGCTCAGGCGACCGAATCAACTACGACCATAACAACAACGACAACAACCTCAACACCACTACAAGGCAGCGTGGTTAAGACAGTTAAAGAAGCTCAACTCGGACTCAACACACTCGCCAAAACACTCGGACAAGTGAAGCATTCCGACACAGATCTTTACAACGAAGCGACAAGACAAGTCGCAAACCTAATTGAAGAACCAGAAATTATCGCCGGGACAGTCATCTATATTCCGGTAAATTTCACGACTGGTGATTACCTGCCAATGCGCAAAAAGTGGGTTGACTACTACATGACTCAATTAGCTAATCTAATTCCGATGCTACAAGAAGACATCGACGCTATTTTGATCCCTGACGACAAGGTAGAAAAAGCAGACGAATACATGACTGAATTGAAGTCAGGCGTTCAAGACATTCAAAACCAATATCAAATTCTGCAAACGTTAGCGGTTGGTCCAAATTACAATCAAACGGCCATTGCAGCAATTTGCCACAACATCGATCACGACATCAAACAAATGGATGAAAGCCGTAAAAGGGCATTTCACGCAATTCGTTAAATCCAGGGAAATGCTTCGTCAAGGAAGTACAGAACTTTGTTAACTGCTTTGCCTGTGAAATTCAGCATGTGACCGGCACCTGTTAGTGGTGACGTGACTACTTTGCCCATGCCGTCAACGATGCCGCCCTTCCAATTTTTTTCCGGTTTCTCATCATAATAATGAGGCTCTGG
It encodes:
- a CDS encoding SulP family inorganic anion transporter yields the protein MTTSTTVTKQPRFGLDMPFLLQEWKDMFKGKTMMPDIWAGITVALVALPLNLALAIAAGVDPGVGITTGVIAGIIGSLLGGQRFAVTGPAAAMAVVLIEIGQTYGIQGIWLVGIIAGVLQIVAGLFRCGKLISYIPMPVMVGFANAIGTLIIFNALDDFSGLSPTPLAHPGQPAPLQGHPLIPEFLQDITALFWRLAVHHEGSLPAFMVALVTFAVAAFLPRVFKAIPGQLVAIVVGTGLASFLHLPIPRIHDISSVPNYLPLPSLPVLPWEQLDTLFASAITVFMLGSIESLLSASVADGMTQSKHKSDQELIGQGLANVIVPFFGGIPVTGVIARTAVNIRAGAKTRLSGIVHSLTLMLLIFFLAKYAEQIPLAALSGILVLTGIRLIEWDELREIWRASRTEAWVMLITTAVSVLVDLTAGVMAGLIFTCALFVRQMSAVRVTAATTENGNGSAYSGRLPSCKFIQTFTVDGPLFFGAAERFIENIIVVKDVKAVILNMHAVSAMDVTGVRTLLSIHSRLSREGCRLIIAELPSQPMQLLERSSSIEILGRENIFKDYDEALTDADLRMLKTSCSGCAASIKDVLEVKAGAHTGPKDCPLKIALASDSSPATRLLTAKLQPVEIMLSDHPEMSKLVPVSKDSDIPEMLRNTPIETLLKSNNMGKIDVPPSENPELLIGMCIDYRKSLYLPRDWAFVIRREGANMLGAEFALALGMSMGTKYMALIAHDNCAMAKPQNSRENFIKCLTEEHAWTTDLATRFFEDHIRSREIGNEISFILEETNRLQHTFKGLTIVPMLYRLEDNKLYLIKDWLASRGVTVANNQNHEGAVKA
- a CDS encoding fumarylacetoacetate hydrolase family protein, coding for MLFERNPRTVKFLNVEIPEPRILLDCLGFEKHVVQIRAKRGIQIWPGWYEHAAYYVVDLPPEKVYGPGEEVVIPSSIMAPDYEFEIACVATKTALLTSFDEAMDFFKNHCYLTILNDWSARDVQKKDMEGLGPTHSKGILGNSFGPRLVPVSDFKLDEKGVMDMEMILKINGQERMRSNYNTLYYNDPKTNAREAWSFPRFMAWLGAHNITIHGGYIIGSGTVGNGCIAEFMAKTDPKTGEVIEPAKYPWLKSGDVVTMEVEGIGTLENKVKIAEYAKVK
- a CDS encoding saccharopine dehydrogenase NADP-binding domain-containing protein, coding for MTWMLYGANGYTGKLIARLAKEKGLKPILAGRNSVQVEQLGKELDMPWRAFSLLSSDEIASNLQGVDLVLHCAGPFSATFRPMFNACLKAKVHYLDVTGEIGVFEELFSRNSDCVDAGITAICGVGFDVVPTDCLAAMVKERLPETTQLRLGIAGVGAGISRGTAKTMFEGTAHGGCIRQDGKLVKVPLAYKTTKFHFNHKNTISVTMPWGDLATAYRSTGIPNIEVYFATTTNAIMFMRLAELFRPLLASPPVQIIGKQIISKYITGPTDEGRSAAKCVIVADGKFGDMQCTLRMRCPEGYTLTSHSALTCVERLLAGGIATGALTPSMAFGADVVNAIPGIEIETLN